A genomic stretch from Arachis stenosperma cultivar V10309 chromosome 3, arast.V10309.gnm1.PFL2, whole genome shotgun sequence includes:
- the LOC130966353 gene encoding uncharacterized protein LOC130966353 yields the protein MEEDESQEEEEPQEEEEQQYIPPHNNMDMTQMQEAIGRLSQQYMRIKERQEEYHSQYMKHQQEQKEWQLKMMNQQSEFESKFLMMQEEHTFQSHEAFGKLAQMQAETMRALNEFTTLQDARYEVQADYNINSQIKLNYIGEHLHNMDPAFPIFDEFFKKKSEVEVNKAMSLEIE from the coding sequence atggaGGAAGATGAGTCACAAGAGGAAGAGGAACCACAAGAGGAAGAGGAACAACAATACATTCCCCCACATAACAATATGGATATGACTCAAATGCAGGAAGCAATTGGAAGATTATCACAACAGTACATGAGAATTAAAGAAAGGCAAGAGGAGTACCACTCACAATACATGAAACATCAACAAGAGCAAAAAGAATGGCAGCTGAAAATGATGAACCAACAAAGTGAGTTTGAGTCAAAATTCCTTATGATGCAAGAAGAGCATACCTTTCAATCTCACGAAGCATTTGGGAAGTTGGCACAAATGCAAGCCGAAACTATGAGGGCTCTCAATGAGTTTACAACCCTTCAAGATGCAAGATATGAAGTCCAAGCTGATTACAACATAAATAgtcaaattaaattgaattatattGGAGAGCATCTGCACAACATGGATCCAGCATTCCCAATTTTTGATGAGTTCTTCAAAAAGAAGAGTGAGGTAGAAGTAAACAAAGCTATGAGCCTTGAGATAGAGTAG